The DNA segment GAAAACGTCCACAAGGGACGAGAGGGAAATATCCGCACAGGGTTTCAAGCCCTTCAGGGGAGGGCCATCATCAAGAACCAGGCGTCGGTCTCCGTTCACGAGGAGATGCTTCCCCCCCGGGGCAAGGAAGGCATGGTTTTTGAAAATCGCCTCCCCACCCTGGGCCTCCTGCACCGGAAAGGGAGCAAGGTCGCTCAGACGATCGGCAAGGCTCTTCGTGAACCCCGGAGGCATGTGCTGCACGAGCACCATGCCGCTACTTGTAAGGGGTGAAAGACCCTGCATGAGAATCTGGAGGGCTTTGGGTCCCCCGGTGGAAGAGGCCACAAAAACGACACGCTGGGACTCTTCCTTGGTTTCCTCCCCATGGAGACGTTTCTTGAGAACTCCTCCCGGAAGGCAGCACGCTCTTACCCGTTCCAGGGGAATGGCACTCACCGATTTCACCTTCTGGATGATTTCTTCCTTCTTCCGGTCGATATCAAGGGAAATGGACCCTGAGGGCTTGGGAATGAAATCAAGGGCTCCCCGCTCCAGAGCCTGCATCGTCACCTCGCTCCCCTCCTGGGTAAGAGCACTGAGCATGATAACCCGAAGGGGCTCCCGCGAAAGGGCCCGCTCGAGGAACTCGAGTCCATTGAGGCGCGGCATCTCCACATCAAGGAGCACCACATCGGGCCTCACCTGAGGAATAAGCTCCAGAGCCTCCTCTCCATCCCGGGCCAGGGCAACCACGCTGATTTCAGGGTCTGTCTCTAAGAGGTCCTTCACCATCCGCCGCATGAAGACCGAGTCATCTACCACCATTACCCGAATGGGTTTCATTTCTTGAGTAGCCCCTTTCTCCGAAGCTCGACCTGTTTTTGGAAAATGTACTTGATGATGCTCTCCCGATCCTGATTGGCAATTTCGCTGAACTGGAAGGCGTAGAGGCCGGGACCGTCCTTTCGCACCACCTGAGCCCGACCGACAATGTCCCTCCCATCAAGAGAAAGGAGGAAAAGGAGCTCTTCCCGGTGCTCGAAGACGTCTTTACCCTCCCGAAGCTGCACGAGCATGCCCCCACCACTTATGTTCTTTGTGGTCCCGGAGAAAGCCTTTTCGCCCTTTTTGAGGAGCACCGGAAGCGCCGCCTCAAAGCGAACGTAGTTCCGCCGTTGCTTGCGAACAACCTCCTGAGGCACCGCAAAGACGACGTAGGCAATGTTTCCCTTTTTCACCCGATCCTTTACCTTCCCCTCGAAGAAGAAGACCTCGTTCTCTCCGACGACGTACACCTCGACGCTCTCCCCGATGCTCACCGGAACAAGAGTCCCCCGTTCCTGAGGCGCTGCAAACCAGAGAGCATCCTGGTTTACAAATTCAATGCGGCTTGGGTAGTACGTGACTTCGAATTCCCCTTTTTCGTTTCGCCTGCGGATTCCAAGGCTTGCCTTTCGGTTAGGCCGGAAAATCCGCTCAAGTTCCATGATCCTTCATTCCTCTTCCTTCACAACCCCCTCCACCCGAACCTCCACGTCCTTCGGAACCTCTTCAAAAGCAAGCACCACAATCTGGGGAATGGAACCGGCAAAAAGGTTCCGAATGTTCCTCCTCATTTTACCAGGAACAAGGAGAATTGGGAAATGGCCAAGACTTGCCATTTCTTCTGCACGCTTTGAGAGCGCTCCAAGAATTTTCCGGAAGCGCTCTGGAGAGAGCACTTCTTCTCCACCAAAAACCCGGCCCAAGAAGGCTTCAAGATGAGCATCAAGGGTGAGCACATGGAGTTTTCCGTCATCCCCAAGGTACTGACGGGTGATGCTTCGACCCAGGCGCCTCCGCGCCGCCTCGATGAGCTCTTCGATG comes from the Candidatus Caldatribacterium sp. genome and includes:
- a CDS encoding chemotaxis response regulator protein-glutamate methylesterase; this translates as MKPIRVMVVDDSVFMRRMVKDLLETDPEISVVALARDGEEALELIPQVRPDVVLLDVEMPRLNGLEFLERALSREPLRVIMLSALTQEGSEVTMQALERGALDFIPKPSGSISLDIDRKKEEIIQKVKSVSAIPLERVRACCLPGGVLKKRLHGEETKEESQRVVFVASSTGGPKALQILMQGLSPLTSSGMVLVQHMPPGFTKSLADRLSDLAPFPVQEAQGGEAIFKNHAFLAPGGKHLLVNGDRRLVLDDGPPLKGLKPCADISLSSLVDVFGSRVLAVILTGMGKDGLEGCRKLKKAGGTVIAQDEKTSLIFGMPKAVIEEGLADFVLPIEEIGKAIVEWDRCGDDTR
- a CDS encoding PilZ domain-containing protein, which codes for MELERIFRPNRKASLGIRRRNEKGEFEVTYYPSRIEFVNQDALWFAAPQERGTLVPVSIGESVEVYVVGENEVFFFEGKVKDRVKKGNIAYVVFAVPQEVVRKQRRNYVRFEAALPVLLKKGEKAFSGTTKNISGGGMLVQLREGKDVFEHREELLFLLSLDGRDIVGRAQVVRKDGPGLYAFQFSEIANQDRESIIKYIFQKQVELRRKGLLKK